GAGACAAACTCGTAGACCAGCATGGGCACTTCTACTTCGAGGCAGCATCCGAGCAGCTTGACGACATTCCTGTGGTTGATCTGGGAGAGGATGAACATCTCCCTCGCAAATTCCTTGGTTGGGACCTCTTCCGTCATCTTTGACTTCTTGATCGCCACCACTGTCTTGTCCTCAAGGTCACCCTTGTAGACAATGCCATGCCCACCGCGGCCGAGAATACGATCGGCCGCGAAGTTGTTGGTCGCTTTCTGTAGCTCTTCCTTGGAGAAGATCTTGAAACCACCAGTGCCTGTGTTGGTGCCATTGTAGTTACTTATCTGCTGCTGCAGGAAGAGGCCTCCATTTAGCTCGAAGAACATTTGCTTTGTTCTGATAAGCTTCCTCTTCTGGAGCCCCAAGTAGAGCCAGAAGCACATGAACGCTGGCAAGAACACTCCGACGCTGACTCCTGAATACGACATAGCATTATCATTAGCTTTTGGAAACACAATTGCAGGAGCAACAGTGAAATTGCAAGAGCAATCCATTTGCTGTATTATCCGTTTACCTGTAACTACTTTCAGGGCTAACGTGAAATTGTCCTTTGGTCGGCAACCTTCCTTTGTTGTGACATCTCCACTAGTCCCTGGCGGGCATTGGCAAGTGTAGCTTCCCAGAGTATTTGTGCAGACACCGTAGCATGATTGCTCTTCTTTGCGTTGGCACTCGTTGATGTCTTCCATTTGGCAAAACAATTCATCAGATGAAGTGGCAGAAGGAGCAGGAAACTGAACGGTAAAACAGGACAAGAGTGTATACCTCTGCATCCGTCTTGCAGATAGGGGTTGCCCTCATACCCCTTGGAGCAGTTGCAGCGGTACCCAATGCCATTCTTGGAGTCGACACAATCGCTGAGCGTGCTCTGGCATGCATAGTCGGTTGTGTTGCGCCTGGCGGCGCTGCAGTTGCCGACGTTTCGGACCGCCCAATCGAGGATGACGGGCACAGAGAAGTCGCCGGTCCGGTTGAGGTACTCTCCGTCACCAGCCAATGTTGTGCTTAACCACTTGGTCTCCACCAGGAACACATACCGGCAGGTTGTGCTGTTGCTATAGAAGACTATGCCTCTGTCTCTCTGCTCCTTCGTGAAGTCGAGCACGTATGGCTCGTAGTAGTCAACAGCGGGGGGTATCGTGCTCTGGCAGCAGGCCACACCTGTGCAGGACCCCGGCGCAGTGAACTGTTGTGGCCCGCACACGGCCATGCACCCACTGACGTAGTAGCCGTCGGCATCGACAAAGTAGCCGAGGTTGGAGCAGCCAAGCGCGACGAGGCGGTTCCTGGCCTGGGAGAAGAGGTAGTGGCTGTCGATGAGTGGTACGGACGTGGCGCCGCTCCTGCCGATGATGTGCCCCTTGCTGTCATAGCATCGGCGTGTTGCTCTGAGGCTGGCCCTGGCCTCGCTAGCAACGATGGACAGGCTGGTGATGCGGATCCCATAGCCAGCCACGGTAAGCCGCGGTGTCGAGCGGGAGTCATTGCACTCGAGCTGGAAGCCACCTCGGCCGTCGTTGCGGAAGCAACCAGCGCCGATGCCAAAGGGGTATGGGATGGTGATGTTGCCGCACTTGTTGCGGCAGTCGGGCCGCACAACCTGCGGCggtggctgctgctgctgctgctcctgagCTGACACTCGAGTCActggcagtagtaacagcagcacgaGCTGCATGACTAGTGTGGACGCCATTCTG
This genomic stretch from Hordeum vulgare subsp. vulgare chromosome 6H, MorexV3_pseudomolecules_assembly, whole genome shotgun sequence harbors:
- the LOC123404296 gene encoding wall-associated receptor kinase 1-like isoform X1, translated to MASTLVMQLVLLLLLPVTRVSAQEQQQQQPPPQVVRPDCRNKCGNITIPYPFGIGAGCFRNDGRGGFQLECNDSRSTPRLTVAGYGIRITSLSIVASEARASLRATRRCYDSKGHIIGRSGATSVPLIDSHYLFSQARNRLVALGCSNLGYFVDADGYYVSGCMAVCGPQQFTAPGSCTGVACCQSTIPPAVDYYEPYVLDFTKEQRDRGIVFYSNSTTCRYVFLVETKWLSTTLAGDGEYLNRTGDFSVPVILDWAVRNVGNCSAARRNTTDYACQSTLSDCVDSKNGIGYRCNCSKGYEGNPYLQDGCRDINECQRKEEQSCYGVCTNTLGSYTCQCPPGTSGDVTTKEGCRPKDNFTLALKVVTGKRIIQQMDCSCNFTVAPAIVFPKANDNAMSYSGVSVGVFLPAFMCFWLYLGLQKRKLIRTKQMFFELNGGLFLQQQISNYNGTNTGTGGFKIFSKEELQKATNNFAADRILGRGGHGIVYKGDLEDKTVVAIKKSKMTEEVPTKEFAREMFILSQINHRNVVKLLGCCLEVEVPMLVYEFVSNGTLYHYIHGRRGLDADTGFATCLRIAVESAEALAYMHSSASPPILHGDVKTANILLDHKLTAKVSDFGASKLAPTDEAKMATLVQGTCGYLDPEYLMTCRLTDKSDVYSFGVVLLELLTRKKALYFDGPEEDRSLVLCFMMAVKVGQHQDLLDSQVRDEMTIEALEEITHLVMRCLNMSGEERPTMKEVAERLEMLRRYHHHPWAQTDATPEEEQSLLDIEPTNVNYKFTRDCVLDFEASSIYSYSS
- the LOC123404296 gene encoding wall-associated receptor kinase 1-like isoform X2; translated protein: MASTLVMQLVLLLLLPVTRVSAQEQQQQQPPPQVVRPDCRNKCGNITIPYPFGIGAGCFRNDGRGGFQLECNDSRSTPRLTVAGYGIRITSLSIVASEARASLRATRRCYDSKGHIIGRSGATSVPLIDSHYLFSQARNRLVALGCSNLGYFVDADGYYVSGCMAVCGPQQFTAPGSCTGVACCQSTIPPAVDYYEPYVLDFTKEQRDRGIVFYSNSTTCRYVFLVETKWLSTTLAGDGEYLNRTGDFSVPVILDWAVRNVGNCSAARRNTTDYACQSTLSDCVDSKNGIGYRCNCSKGYEGNPYLQDGCRDINECQRKEEQSCYGVCTNTLGSYTCQCPPGTSGDVTTKEGCRPKDNFTLALKVVTGVSVGVFLPAFMCFWLYLGLQKRKLIRTKQMFFELNGGLFLQQQISNYNGTNTGTGGFKIFSKEELQKATNNFAADRILGRGGHGIVYKGDLEDKTVVAIKKSKMTEEVPTKEFAREMFILSQINHRNVVKLLGCCLEVEVPMLVYEFVSNGTLYHYIHGRRGLDADTGFATCLRIAVESAEALAYMHSSASPPILHGDVKTANILLDHKLTAKVSDFGASKLAPTDEAKMATLVQGTCGYLDPEYLMTCRLTDKSDVYSFGVVLLELLTRKKALYFDGPEEDRSLVLCFMMAVKVGQHQDLLDSQVRDEMTIEALEEITHLVMRCLNMSGEERPTMKEVAERLEMLRRYHHHPWAQTDATPEEEQSLLDIEPTNVNYKFTRDCVLDFEASSIYSYSS